Part of the Henckelia pumila isolate YLH828 chromosome 2, ASM3356847v2, whole genome shotgun sequence genome is shown below.
AATTCCTTCACCATCCTCTCCAACTCGGGTTGGGAGCTCTGGAGTTCATCTTAGCCCCGATGTCAGTAGGGAGTTAGCTTAGTAGAGGGGTTGAATAACCTTGATGAGCTagctaagatgttaggatcagtgTTCAGGTGGAGTTCAGGGGTTCAGCAATAACTCACTCACCCCTTTTCCATATGACCTCAGGGAGAGCAGCAGTATAGCATCCTCATGATGACTGTTCAGCTCAGATTAAGTGTATTGTTATTTCCTTTGTCAGACAAGATTCAGGCGAGATCTCAGCCTAAATATTCGGGATTGTGATCCTGGGATTCGCGGATTCTTGATAAGGAAAGTAGGCGCTAAACCCGGAgccctctcctataaataccaggttcactttcattatttggatcctaatttttcactcgtgtgcacacaccactctctatattttcgctatcctagcatctgacttgagcgtcggaggggatatgccggaacaccttccggccccccttaacactcttgttagtggtttcaggtcagcagCAGTTCATCTTTTATTTGGAGGAGCCCCTTCAGCTCATCCAAggagatcactttattgaggtaCATCATGTTTCTTTCACAAAGAAGAAAAGATGGATGACAAAATCAAACATCGTGAAAGATATAAGAGTTCAAAATATAAATGAAGTAAATATTTGACACAACATTTTAATTTTAGATTTAGAACTCATTATCTATATgagagttgatatttacactccattttGTGTTATTTGCACTCCACTTGTGAGTAAATTGAACACATATTTTACACATGAAGTGTGTGTagataacacaaaataaattgtaaatatcaactccctatctatattatatgtttattgTTTCACAAATCAATAGTAGTAAAATAAGTAGTTCAACACTATGAATTATACTTGTTTCTTatcttaaatttattttaataacacCATTATGGTATCAGTTCTGTTTTATATTTTTCCAGTGtctaatttatataaaattataagattgattattaatatttttttcaacaaTTATAAATTCATTTAGATTtcacatgaatttttttaacaaagatcATTTGCAcacattttataatatatattatacatattatattatattacgtTGAATTTACTATTGactaaaatatcatgaacatcaTTAATTTGCACTAAATTTATCTATTCTCGACTTATTTTTTAACAACTCTTATCGACAATGAAAGTTTGTTCCCACATGCATCGCATCGCACATGTTTTTTCCTAGTTATATAAAAATAcaaagtattatttaaaaaataaatgcttgtaataaaatattatttaaattttataactaaattttattaaaagtaTTAAAAAAACTCATATTAGGAAAACAAATTAGAACAAATGAATCAAGGATAATTGTGTAAATGGTAAATATTTTAAGGATGTAAATGtcaatttgtaattttaaactctaaattaaaaaacaaaaacatgaaaaaaaatcacatttttgCTCATAACTTGACTAAAATTTATAATAGCTGAAGTTGAAGTTGACATTCACAAATATTGAAAGCATTTTTTGGAGCTAGAATCTTAAAAGTGTTTCGTAAAAACTCTCAAATTATATCCAATAAATCAAAACGATTAAATACATTAATTAAAAAAGGTTGaactaataaaaatatgtatattttataCCAACAAATTGTTTAATTTGTTTAACCAATCAACTATTAAAAAAGTCAATcaatttgagaaaaaaatagCATATGTttctcaaatcaataatatacgTAAATAACCAAATCAATTTGTTGATTCTAATTTTGCCAATTTTTTCCATCTGTGATaactatagataaatataaaaatacattaaaaactAAGGTTACAAAAGCAATTTTACATTTTAAAATACGAAAATTTAATAGTCAATTTGCAAAATCACTATATTCCAGTCCAAATGATGAACCAAATTTttacatattaaaaaaaaaacgtgaggtaGAGTGGaatattgttaattatttagGGTACATATAACTCTAACTAGCATGTAAAGAGATAGAGAATCCAAATGCTGAGACCTTAATTGGTCAAGAAATTGTTTTCATCATGTTTACCTTTCATTTCTTTCCTCGATGAACCACAAAGTAATTCAAGCTCATAGGCTATGAGCAATGGATATAACAAGAAAACTATATGAAAAGAAGAAACTCTGTTTGCTAGAGGAGTTCAAGAGTGAGCTACTCTACCTCCAACACTAATAATGAACTTTTCCAAGCTTGCAACAATTCATTGGATGAGGTCTTCATAGTAATTATCATTAATAACAGACACGAATCTTTCGAGCCAAGGCAGCTGATTCAGATCCTTCATGGCATCGACGTATGAATCTGTACATCGAGGTGGAGACTGGTAAGGTTGGTGATCGGTCAAACTGAAACCTCCGGCGAGAAACCTATGGATAAGCGCCAGTTGTGATCTTTCTTGCTCTGAATATGCATCCATCATCATTGGAAGTGATTCAAATGAATCCCAAGCCCATTGTTCAAAGTGTTGAGTTTGATAAGTTGCTAATTCGTCAGAGTAATCTTCATCCCATAATGCACATTGACACATCTGTTGGCCATCTCTATATTCCGCACCGCAAGAAAAGCAGAACTCATGACCACACCTGTAGCAAGAAACAAGGGGTAAGTGTATTGAGCTTTGAGGTTATAAATCGTATCCAAGTGCAATATTTGGATTCTATATCGGCTCGACCCTTTTGCAGGTTTATGTATTCATTTTGTGGTGCTATTTATGACCGCGTTTGTCATGAAGTTCAAGACAATGAATAAcacaagaaaaacaaaataaataaccaGCATGACATGAATCACAGATGGCATTTATCGTTTTGGTATGTATGTCTCCATGTGCTTCCAATCTGGATTGACAAATTATTAAAGGATAAGATTGTGTAGGAATAGCTCTGGAGAAGAAATCATCATAGGCACGTTTAGATGGGATAAGATTCAATTTAAGAAAGACTTTGAATCTGACTGGGCATCAAACTCTTTCAACCAGCTAATGGTCAAACCCGTAACATTTCAAGAACCCTAGGCTACGTCCCGCGAAATCTCATATTAAATTCCACAACGAAAACTAGAAATTTTATTACTTGAATACCATTGATAATACCTTGTTTCAGTACTGAAAGTGTCTTTCCTAATCAAGGAAACAGAGGTCAAGAGTTCTCGTTCCAGGTGGTCGAGAGATATAAGATGGCCATGAAAGTAAATATTTGGGATGTCGGTAAAGATCTAACAAAGGAAACTTAATACCAACCTCTCAACAAGCAGATATATTTTGTTAAGTTACTCCTTGTACAAAAGGTTTGAGAAATAGCTTTTCCTCCACCATATCCATAATAATGaaacaattttttatttacCAGCATGTCATGTGGGAGCAACCATGAGTGAGCTCAATCGTTCTCTGGCACTGTTGGCAACGCCTCCGCCTTTTATTTTGTGCCAATTGATGCAAGGTTATGTCACTAGCATCCCTCTCTTCCAATGGCAGATTTTGATATTCTTCACATGTCACCGAGGAATGCCAAGGAACCCCACAATAAACACATATAAACCTCTGACAAACAGGACATTCCATACAATTGTCGTCTGACCGAGTCAGACTTGATGAACTTGATCGGGTCGACAAGCATTCCTTCAGATCAAGCAAGACCGAGCAATTAGGATACGGACAACAAATCTTATCTGAGATCTGAAACTTGGTTTCTTCGAGGGCTTTCTCCAAAGATTCATATGAGGTAACTGGAAGAAAAGACCTACATTCAGAAGAAGAAATACAGTATTTGCATTTCGGCTGAGGGCACCTAACGGGAACCTGGAAAGACTGTACTTTTTCCTCAACATATGTTCTCATACAAAGGGAACAAAATGTGTGGGAGCATTTAACTTTAAGCATCATAGAAGACAGCCTCTCCTCACAACAGATGGAACAAATTTCAGTAACTTTTTCTCCCACAGTAGGAAAGGAGACGACACCAATAGCCACCTGTGCTAGCTGTAACGCCTGGTCTACCGTTGGGGCAATTTTTAGAACAAATGATTCCATATTACTGGCTTGGTCTAGTATCCTTCGTCTCAGCGCCAACAAAAGGGGATTTGCAATTAATTCTTCACGTGTAATCTGGAATAGGTTTACCAATTTTAGCACCATTAAGCATAAAATGGAAAGAGGAAAACAGACCTCAAGAAGATATCTTTTTCATACACGAAGCCATGCTTAGATTGTAAATGTCCAAAATCGTGGTAATAAATGTAGATTTCAGAGTTTTaaaagttttgaggcgattaaATATCAAGCGTCAGTACCATTGATAAATTGAATAGTAACAATAGCTCAAAAACACCAAAATTTTTGGCTGAGGATCCCTCACCTGATCATACATGGCTTGAGAATCGGTCAAGGCAAGCACCCGCGTGATGTTTTTCTCCATAGCAACAGAGAGACCATCCAGCAAAGCTAAATAATCCGCGATTGATTCTTCCACATAGAAATCAAGCTTTTTCTGGACTCGAACTGGAGAAGCATCACAGGACTTCTGCATCACCACTCCAATCCCAGAAATCCCAGAACCAGAATCTCCCGGATTAGCAACAGATAAACCTTTGAAATACATTTTAACCAAAAGTTCATCAAGATTGTCTTTTGAATCCATCTTCGAACTGATTTCTATATCCTTCAATTCATCCTCATCCTCACAACAGCTTCTGAACTCGTCTTCTTCTTCGTCATGCTTGGCTTTAATTTCATTAACATCAGAACCATCGGCAACTACTCTCTGATCCTCCATCGCCATGTAATTTTCCAAAACTACTAAAACATTCGAAGCAACAACGACTAATTAATTAGatttcaaaatccaacacataaaTTCCATTTGTTGCTCCTGAAATAGATCCTGCTTCCAGATGACCAGCATAAACTAACACTAACAAACCCTTTAAATAACCGTACCATATACATACAAATCAAGAAAACTCAAAGCTAAGCTCAAGTAAGCATCAACCTCAAGATCCAAAATCATCACAAAACTTGAaacataattcaaaaaaaaacaaatctttTTTCTTTCCCAGATAAAAGATTTTCCCTCCAGTCGAAAAAGAAGAGACAAAATTCCTTCGTACAAAAAAGTCAGCCCAAGAAAGTGGAATCCCACTTCTCCAGCTAATCATCACCAACACTTGCACTCATACACacaattaatcaacaaaaaaaatctaaataaatACAGAGAACAGAAAATTCggaggcaaaaaaaaaaaaaaaaaaagaatcaaGAACATGGTTGAAAGAATTAATCACCTGACTTGTCTCCCACAAAGTTGAGAGCCCCGATAATTCTTTAGTATTATAAATTACATGTATGTAGGGCAATACAGGGGAACATTAGAACCCTAATCTGACAAATGCTTATTGGTGTCTCCCCCAGAGGTTACTTCTCCTTTTTCCGTGGTTAGTTGTTCACGCAGGAAAGAGAGATTTATCAGTTACTGCTGCTCTTCCAATGGCACCCACCCACCCCTCTATTTTTATTTACACAtacatataatttaatatacttataatttttttattatatgttattttatatattgaTAAAAATCGAGGACGGACCGACGATTCGACAGTGAAATATGATAAGGTTATTATTTcacacaaaaaaatattattaaattattacaCGTGTAAAATTCATAAGAGAGATTTTcgattcaattttatttataaaaaactataatattttatatcaaaAGCTTAGTTTTTACTGCATTTACTAATTCTCCGTGAGATTATTTCATCGACTCGTATCATGAATATGAATATAGATTCGTGAGATTATTTCACAAGAAACATGTTCAAAAGCTTATATAATTAGATAAATAAACTTTATAgtataagaattaaaatatatcttatattatatatattagttttttaatttatttttatcattgtTGCTGTTAGTGGTAGTGTTATTATGTCTTACTACTTAAATTAAATGTACGGACtagaaaatttcaaattatataaattgtaggatgatatatattctcttttattaatatataaaattgaaTGTCATTTAAATGTAATAATGCATCACTACAATTGTGTATTTCGGTAGTTGTCTTATTAGCCAATAGATAAGTGAAAGCCCAATTAAAAAAAGCAATCACAGTGGTTTAAGTAGTGTTTGCAAtctttaaaaataagtgattatggagattctGTTAACAAATTTGTTAAAAGAATCtctataatcacttatttttaaaggttgcaaacactaccttatgTAATGCGCCGACGTGAATAAATAATTGAATTCAAAATATGCTGTAATAAGTACTTGTTTCTTAACTAGTACGAGTGTCTTGTTGCAGGTATTGTCCGTTAAACAATCtcgtttttataataaaattatattttaattaaaattgacAAATAAGAGTATTGTACtatatattaaatacaaaaatttggaagaaaaatAGCATAaagttaaatgaaaaaaaaaattgagatagtGGAGGGAAGCAGTTTATTGTGCGTGtgtgtttttatatttattttatatttttataggcATACCAAGAAATCAATTAAGATACTCTTACATAATCTATAGTATAGATGgataatttgattaattaattattttttagtaatttaattaattatttttttaaaaaaatggtatAGAAGAAAAAGATTCCACATACATAAGCGCACATGGGTTTGCGTTTGTTTTAAGCCTTAAAAAACGTAAGAATCCCACTGTCCACTGTCCTCCTAATCTTACTTTATTCAGTAATAATCCAGCAATTATAAAAGGtttgtattttgtttttgtgttttttttttaccgGAGGTATTTATTagataataccttaaaatatcttTATTGATTTCACGTTTTatcatttataaaaatattttaatctatTATCTCTATTTATTAAAGTTGAGTTTCAATCAATCTTGTGAaagaaaaactaaaaaatattttataaaagcAATCACAAAACAGTacccaaaatttcaaaaaataaaaaataaaaaatataataaaactaCCTAAACGCATGTACTACTTTGAACTTGGTATATCTTCCCAAATTTGAGACCGTGAGAAGAATACGATAGTTAGGATAACATGTACTTATCTAATAAATTAATGCATTAGTGTCAGTAATTAGTGTACTTTAGCAACAATTATCATATCAGACAGCCAGTTTGACTGGCGTTATCATGTGGTAACCTTTGTTTGAAAACAACAAAAAGCTTTAtcattataatataaaattgttATATAATATAAGTAAACAAGGTTAATCATTTAATTTCAAACCAGTAGCCACGCTTAATTAATTGTATTAGTTATTGTTTTGTGGGGAATGAACAATAACTGTTAATTATCTGTTTATCTACCCCGTTGAAACATGTTCAGGTGCCAGTTCATGTTATATCTATGTGGTTATTttactaattaaattatttcaaaaaataatttttaaaacaaggattttttttaaacctcattaaactatttttttaaaaaaaatcaccttcctaaatttatttcaaatacatttgacaaaattattttttttcaaaaaaaaaaaattgatctaGGTTATTTTACCAATCCCCTTGATTAAATGCCATGTACAGACTAAATTGTCGTGTAGAATTTTTTTCCCAAAAGTGTGGGCCATGGTGGAAAAACTTGACCCGCAAAGGGACAAGAATCTGTACCTCCAGAGCTGGTGaacctaataataataataatttagaggTGTCGATTATATCCAATTATTGCATGTTTAGTGGGTaacatttcaaaatttcaagaaatgaGACTTTCTGTACCAATTCAAAATACATGACATTTTTAAAATTGGTGCAACATTTGGTATGATAAAGTGTATCAAATGGGGACTAATTTGGTGCGACAAATCTGAAACTGGGAGAGTGAGGCTCTGTGACGTTTTAGTTTGATGGTATCTAGCTAGAATAAACAAGTATGAttaattaattcttttaatAGTACTGTATAATATTCGCCAAATTATAACATGCATGGAGATACAGGGAAAAAAATCAGGGGCTAATTGCTCAGACTGAGTCGGGATTTTGGTTAAATGTAGACAACGATATATTATAATCCaacattaataaataaaaaagggaCATCGGTTAATTGACCTATAATTATTTTGTCATAAGGTTGGAACACAATTTACTACATACAATCAGAGTtctaaaaacacaaaaaaatacaGCTTAATCGCGATTAAGTGTGAACAAAAAACATCGCTTTGGGTAAAAACGTGGAGAAAGCGGTCAACCCTTTGGTTGACTATAATAAGCGTGAAAAACATGATTTTTAAGAtaatatttaagtttattttttaaaaaattaaattttaaaatttattaaaaataataaatatttataatttatttttttataaaaaaaacttatagggatcaaaattaaatttggtTAATTGGTTTGTACATTTTCTTATTTGCAATTAAGAGATGAAAGTTGACCCAACACAATTGCTTTATTCCAAATAAGTTGTCCATTTGAGACTAACATATAATGAGATACAACTCGAATTGTTTTATTTCATAATAACACTCCAATAAATAGAGTACATACAAAGGTCTATAAAGATAAAatgattttacaaaataaatctTTATCGTAACAATACTAAATACATGGTAACAAATCAATGAATATAGAAGAAGATAAATACAAATATAAGAAATATCTCCAGAATATTTGCTAACAGGCCCCCTCAAGATGATGATTCATGGAAAACATCAATCTTGAACATTAGATCACGAAGTCGAGCAGAAGATAGAGGCTTTGTGAGAGCATCGGCGAGTTGATCTCGAGAAGAGA
Proteins encoded:
- the LOC140881779 gene encoding E3 ubiquitin-protein ligase RSL1 codes for the protein MAMEDQRVVADGSDVNEIKAKHDEEEDEFRSCCEDEDELKDIEISSKMDSKDNLDELLVKMYFKGLSVANPGDSGSGISGIGVVMQKSCDASPVRVQKKLDFYVEESIADYLALLDGLSVAMEKNITRVLALTDSQAMYDQITREELIANPLLLALRRRILDQASNMESFVLKIAPTVDQALQLAQVAIGVVSFPTVGEKVTEICSICCEERLSSMMLKVKCSHTFCSLCMRTYVEEKVQSFQVPVRCPQPKCKYCISSSECRSFLPVTSYESLEKALEETKFQISDKICCPYPNCSVLLDLKECLSTRSSSSSLTRSDDNCMECPVCQRFICVYCGVPWHSSVTCEEYQNLPLEERDASDITLHQLAQNKRRRRCQQCQRTIELTHGCSHMTCWCGHEFCFSCGAEYRDGQQMCQCALWDEDYSDELATYQTQHFEQWAWDSFESLPMMMDAYSEQERSQLALIHRFLAGGFSLTDHQPYQSPPRCTDSYVDAMKDLNQLPWLERFVSVINDNYYEDLIQ